From Tubulanus polymorphus chromosome 9, tnTubPoly1.2, whole genome shotgun sequence, a single genomic window includes:
- the LOC141910759 gene encoding RING-box protein 2-like, whose translation MAEDMELDRENSQRPEKMFTLKKWNAVAMWSWDVECDTCAICRVQVMDACLRCQAENKHEDCVVVWGECNHSFHNCCMSLWVKQNNRCPLCQQEWVVQRIGK comes from the exons ATGGCGGAAGACATGGAACTGGACAGAGAGAATTCTCAACGACCCGAAAAGATGTTTACGTTGAAGAAATGGAACGCGGTGGCTATGTGGAGCTGGGATGTCGAATGTGATACGTGTGCTATCTGTAGAGTTCAAGTTATGG atGCGTGTTTGAGATGTCAGGctgaaaataaacatgaaGATTGCGTCG TTGTTTGGGGAGAGTGCAATCATTCGTTTCACAATTGTTGTATGTCGTTGTGGGTGAAACAGAACAATCGGTGTCCGTTGTGTCAACAGGAATGGGTCGTGCAACGCATCGGGAAATAA
- the LOC141910758 gene encoding uncharacterized protein LOC141910758 isoform X2 — translation MMVLFINVNIGQRVEVKLPSGIFKGTVRFKGSIVTKPGEWVGIELDQPVGTHNGCYIGRRYFQCPDRHGVFVSANQVRFIRLKRRLFNSYRSVNQSTVDSTLFNSIKDEAMQNAERNRKSKSTEDLSVGTECDPWMTQSRRYPRLQAISKMIPAATMVRPRTTQSLCYSYRSTPVHAEYWQDVEQFNPSPTIPKTHMPHSAQKRLVRLGWGEGHLIREHTVNTYRETVKRHRWNDVTI, via the exons ATGATGGTTCTGTTTATAAATGTGAATATTGGACAGCGAGTTGAAGTGAAATTGCCGTCGGGGATTTTCAAAGGGACCGTTCGCTTCAAAGGTTCGATCGTTACCAAACCGGGAGAATGGGTCGGAATCGAACTCGATCAACCAG tTGGTACTCACAACGGTTGTTATATCGGTCGCCGGTATTTCCAGTGTCCAGACAGACACGGAGTATTCGTATCGGCGAATCAAGTTCGATTCATTCGTCTCAAGCGAAG ACTTTTCAATAGTTACCGAAGTGTCAATCAATCAACAGTTGATTCAACGTTGTTCAATAGTATAAAAG ATGAAGCGATGCAAAACGCTGAACGAAATCGAAAGTCGAAATCAACTGAAGATTTATCCG TCGGAACGGAGTGTGATCCGTGGATGACTCAGAGCAGACGTTACCCGCGTCTGCAGGCGATCAGTAAAATGATCCCCGCGGCGACGATGGTGCGCCCGCGAACCACTCAATCGCTGTGTTACAGTTACCGCTCGACGCCCGTACACGCGGAATACTGGCAGGACGTCGAACAATTCAACCCGAGTCCGACCATACCGAAAACGCACATGCCGCATTCCGCGCAGAAACGTCTCGTCCGCCTCGGCTGGGGTGAAGGTCATCTAATACGCGAGCACACGGTGAATACGTATCGCGAAACGGTTAAAAGACATCGGTGGAACGACGTTACCATCTGA
- the LOC141910758 gene encoding restin homolog isoform X1: protein MMVLFINVNIGQRVEVKLPSGIFKGTVRFKGSIVTKPGEWVGIELDQPVGTHNGCYIGRRYFQCPDRHGVFVSANQVRFIRLKRRLFNSYRSVNQSTVDSTLFNSIKDEAMQNAERNRKSKSTEDLSVVGTECDPWMTQSRRYPRLQAISKMIPAATMVRPRTTQSLCYSYRSTPVHAEYWQDVEQFNPSPTIPKTHMPHSAQKRLVRLGWGEGHLIREHTVNTYRETVKRHRWNDVTI, encoded by the exons ATGATGGTTCTGTTTATAAATGTGAATATTGGACAGCGAGTTGAAGTGAAATTGCCGTCGGGGATTTTCAAAGGGACCGTTCGCTTCAAAGGTTCGATCGTTACCAAACCGGGAGAATGGGTCGGAATCGAACTCGATCAACCAG tTGGTACTCACAACGGTTGTTATATCGGTCGCCGGTATTTCCAGTGTCCAGACAGACACGGAGTATTCGTATCGGCGAATCAAGTTCGATTCATTCGTCTCAAGCGAAG ACTTTTCAATAGTTACCGAAGTGTCAATCAATCAACAGTTGATTCAACGTTGTTCAATAGTATAAAAG ATGAAGCGATGCAAAACGCTGAACGAAATCGAAAGTCGAAATCAACTGAAGATTTATCCG tagTCGGAACGGAGTGTGATCCGTGGATGACTCAGAGCAGACGTTACCCGCGTCTGCAGGCGATCAGTAAAATGATCCCCGCGGCGACGATGGTGCGCCCGCGAACCACTCAATCGCTGTGTTACAGTTACCGCTCGACGCCCGTACACGCGGAATACTGGCAGGACGTCGAACAATTCAACCCGAGTCCGACCATACCGAAAACGCACATGCCGCATTCCGCGCAGAAACGTCTCGTCCGCCTCGGCTGGGGTGAAGGTCATCTAATACGCGAGCACACGGTGAATACGTATCGCGAAACGGTTAAAAGACATCGGTGGAACGACGTTACCATCTGA